The segment aattggaattttttGATCCCCAATTTTCTTATATCCAGTGGCTGTAACGACATAAGCAGACTGTTGACCCAGAGGTAAGGGTACATTTTCTGTAATGAATAATCCAGCAATTTCCTTAAAGGACAATAGCTTATCCAACAAGTCACTcttcaattcaaccaatcGGGTAACCAATGGCTTGAGAAATGTCATTTGTAAAACTTCATCCTCAGCAGTTAAATTTGCCCTCAAGTTATCGGTAATTTGTTTGTAAATGGCTTGCTCTTCTTCGTCGTATATATAGACACTAAACACTTCTCGTTTTGCAAGACCCGAGTTGTCAGTTGCCACTTCAAGATAGTAATGCCCCAGTGGATCGGTTTGGAAGAAAATAGGCttgttgtcaaatttttcCTTAAGTGGAAAATCACCCTTAACTTTGGtgaacaaattcaactgtCTAGTGGCAGACTCGACGTATACTATTAATGATACAAGGGTTATGAACTGCAAAATATACATCTTTGATTACCCATTTGTGATCAAGagcttttgcaaccaaataTTGTATCCTTTATATATTCTCTTAAAAGAAAGCTGCAACGCTGCGCTACTCAAAAAGGCATATCCCTTGCCATCACATGTACTCGCtacattttgtttttgcgGTGCTCCCAATATGTGTATACCTGTGATAATGAGTTGAAGCATGCAAAATATGAGGACGAAGAAAGCCCCGAGAAAGAAATAGTGTTGACATGTTAATGCTCACATAAAGATGCCGTATGAGTAATTTCTCATCACTTCtactcaatttcaagatCCTTTTGCTTGAGTAAGTTCCAAATATTCACTCTCATGGAATCGGTTGAAAACAGCACCAGATTTGGATACAGTCATTGCAAGCATGCCATGCAGGTTCAAGTACAAAAGCCGCAGCTGGAGCATCCAGTTGAAAAACGCCTCGCCTGATATAAATTCAAGACTCACAACGTTTGCTATAGCTACGCTATTTCTAGCGTGAACATGCATCTGTCTGTGTTGGATTGACGTGACAATAACCGAAGACGGCAATCGTAGAGCTTTATTATTGCCCTAGTGTACTAAGAATTTGGACAAATATAGACCCTCTCAACAGTGTTGATTGATCTTGTATGCGTATCACCCGGTCTCTTGGATTGAAAGCAAACCTGTTGTATTTTGTTCATACTACTGTAATAACTGTAAATCCTTGAGATTATACGGGTTTTGTAACCTCCACTACCTATGCCCTAAGAATATCCGATAAACATAGCAAATTAATTGGTGCCGAGAGTTGTATTTTCAACCTACCACTAGCTTTACCGATGGTTGCATTTTCTTGGATTGTGTTGAGAAAAAAAGGACACCCACAACAAAAAACTCATACTAGACTCTTGGTACAccttttgcaacaatagAACATGGATGAGGATTTAACTAAATCAGTTTGggatgatgaatttgattccAATAAGCCAAATACCGACGAACAATCGAGCGGATTTGGCGATGGTATGCAAACATCTTCAACCGCATTTGGTCAATCAATTACGCCCCTAGCCAATGAATTTCAATCATACTCAATCGACGACCCATTTGCCAACCCTTTTGAAGATAAGAAGCCACAGACTGAAGTAAGTGATGTCGAAAACACAGATGAGGTACAGAATTTTACAAGTTTCAACTCAGAGCAGGAACAATTACATGAACTTAAATCAGAAGAAAggaaagaattgaaaagtcAACTATTGTCAGAACTAACGAATGGATCAGAAGACAGCGATCTTTTGGCAGagcaattgaataaaagGACACCAAAGAATGTAAGGAAAACTGATGAATTGTTTCACGATAGGGAGTCACCCGTTAAGCTTGTTTCCCTGGGTGAAGAGACTACATTGTCACCCAGTAGACCATTCAATGTGAAGAAGTTTAAAGCTGGTAGACCACGAAAGTTTAGCTCGAAAACAAATGTGcaacatttgaattcatcTCAGTTTGAATCAGCTGATGCCCCGTTAGGGCCTTTAGGTGGTGCGACAAAGATCGAAGAGGAACCCGTTGTTGAGCCAGTAcatgaagatgaaaagaaagagaaggtAAACAATAATGAAAAGGATGACAACAGGGACGGTGAGCAGCCCAAGAAACAGCCATCACACAATAAGGATGAAAATGAGTTGGATATTACAGTGGGTGATCCGACGAAAGTGGGCGACATAACTACTGCACATATTGTATACACAATCAGGaccaaaaataaaaaccCCGAGTCTCAGAACTTTCCTAACATTAACACCACAGAAGTGACAAGAAGATATAGAGACTTTAGATGGATCTATCACCAACTACAAGGGAATCACCCGGGAAGGATTATTCCCCCGCCTCcttcaaaacaaagtatAATTGGAAGATTTAAcgaaaagttgattgaacaCAGAAGATTTGCTCTAGAAAAAATGCTACGTAACATTGCCAACAAACGGGGCCTTGCTAACGATCCAGATTTTATATCTTTTTTGACTAACGATGGTGATGGAAGGTTCAACGAGGGTGGACTTGAGGACTCAGCTATTCACGAAGGAGAAACAACCAACTCGAACTCCTCATCTGCGGCAAATGTTGCAGCTAGTGCAGCTATAGCCTCCACTGGGTTTATGAGCTCATTGTTTTCCATGTCTAATAAATTTGTCGACCCTGACCAGTATTTtgtggaaaagaaaaactaTCTTGACGATTTGGAGTACAacttgaaacaatttgccAAAACAATCGACTTGATTGGGACTCAGCGACAAGATATGATCAACATCCTTGAGGAATTAGCAATTACAGTGGAGGAGTTATCAGCATTAGAAATCAGTAAGGCAACAGGAGATCTACTCAACGCTTTTAGCGAGGTTGagttcaaaatcaaagataACTTGGACAGACTTAACATTTCAGATCAGTTGACTATAGGGTTTACCATCGATGAGTACTTGCGCATCATTGAATCCATAAATTACGTCCTTCAAACGAGAATAAAAATCTATCAACTGTTGTCATCATTAACATCGCAAATAGACAAGCTATCAAAAAAGCAACCACTTCTGCCTGAGAGATCATTTGAGGTTGAAAAGCTAAAAGAGAGACAAGGCGACTTGAAGAAACAGTTTGAGCAAATAAGTGATACTATAAAAGCggaattggaagaatttgaaCTCAATAGGATCGATGATTTTAgaaacaatgttgaaatctACGTTGAAAGTTCAATTGAGTCACAGAAAGAGGCAATAGAATTGTATGAAACATTTTATAGTCGGTACATACTTAAGTAGTAAGAGTCAAAGATGACTCAAACCCcctgaaaaattgaaaaaaaaataaaacctTCAGAATATGCGATTCATTCTCTCTCCCCACTTcagaaattttgaaaatcccTAGGAGAACATCTTTGGGAGTAACGTGACTGCCATGAGTATTCAAGTGCATTTCAACGACGTCAACTTGTCAGTAATATCCATTCCAAGGTCAAAGTTATGGATCTTTGCCAATTCAGTTGTACAACTTTTATATAACTCAATCGGAGATGAAAAAAAGCACCACGACTCTTTCACAATTAGCGAAGATGGCTCAGAAAGCGATGCTGACGATAAGGATGATAAGGGGACAGATATAAATGATATAGGAAgtcaatttggaaagttgaATACTGATTTTGAGGGCTCTACACGCAAGTCAGTAGATAATTCAAGCAAGCCACAATCACGTCGAACTCCCACAAACGACTATCTCAATAATGACAAAGAAGAACCTGAAAACGACTTTTTTCACGTTGCATTGACGCCAACTGAATGTACCATTATTTGCTCCGCGGGTCTATCGAACAGATTTTTTGATCAACCGTTGAAGATGTGTCAAGAATTAGGCTATTCTGACGTGGAGATTCTACCGCAACAGTACTTGAGCTTGATAGTTGACTCAGACGGAGGATTTGCCAAATCTCGCAgaattttggaattgacAAAGCCTTTATCTGAAAACAACGTTGCCCTTTTTTACATTTCTTCTCATTTCAACGACATAGTTCTCATCCCATCtaatttgaagaaaagagtGGAAAAAATCTTGATCCTGGAACATTTCATCTTTTCAGAATCATCAGATAGTTACATATCAACTTATGATGTAGGCGAAAAAGAGGAACTCGTTTTGTCGGAACTGCATAAAAAGACGTTTGAGTTGTTAGCAAAAGAAGACATTCACCCTCAGATTCACGAAAAGCATAAGCTACTACTTACAGGAGCCAGACCAGGCGAAATAAAATATTGCATATTGAAAACGATAAAATTGATATCGCTAGCAACCACCTCACAACCCTCATATTTTGCAATTACTAGGACATTTTCAAACGAGCTAAGTTTGATACTACCAAAATCACACAAATTGAGATCCAAATACGGGTACAAATCAACAAGCACTATTGGTTCGACTCAAGATGTGCTAGTGCCTATTGCAGTGGACTTATCAAAGCTTCCTCTAAACTGTACAGGTATAGTGGCTGGGTTAGctaatgaattgattatACGAGGGGGAAATGTGCttgaaattggatattTGTCAATGGCAAAGTCCGGTATTATATTGATCCCCGAGGAGGACTTAGACTTGGTGAGGAACACTTTAAGtgaattttgaatgaacGAATCCGCTTTTatttatgaaaaaaaattgattttggataaaACTTGCGATATAGAATACTTTAAATGCTCTTTGATTAAAGTTGAACTACCGGGATACATTAAGTTTGAAATCCGCTTTTCCCAGACACATTTGCTTGGAGTTTCTCTCAATTCAAATCTATTTTCCAACCATGTTAATGCTGCAGGTATACCAGTGAATGCTTCCACCATATGATTGTAACTTAAATCTTCGGAAAATTCCAACTTTGCACCTTGTGCACACCATTGATTAACCAATTTATGCACTTCATTGATTGGTGACATTTCATTGAGCACAGAGTGGTATATGAAGACTGGCATCTTTGGCGCTGGCTTACCCAAAAGGCTATTTTTGTTAAAATAGTACCTTATGATTCCATTTTGCAAGAAGTTTTTGTAAACGTCAACGTTGAATTTGGAGCCAAAGTAGTGGATTGCCgctgaaatcaaacaatagTTTCTTAAATTCAACCCGTACCTGTGAATTGCATATTTAAACCTAGGATACTCATTTCCCAACCCATTTAATATATTCACCACTAGGCCAGCATATGGACCCCCATCCACAGTTTCAACCAAGGCACTAATGTTGGTTATAGTGCCTCCCATTGCAGCTCCGACGATTTTCAATTCTGGTGCATATTGAGGGTGGAGGATTGCAGTCCAAGCTGATGCCAAGGCACCACCAGAATATCCCAACATGGCAAAGTGAGCGtctttattgatgaatgtCCTGGCAGCTCTCATGGCGTTCATTACTGAAAAGGCTGATATTTTTGCTGCCGGAAATGACAGGTGAGGCCCTTCATAATCAGGTATTAATACAAACCACCCTTTCGACAACGCCATTGAGATAAATGCAAGCTCTGCTTGAATTTGGGAAGTTTCAAACGACCCAGAAAGAATCGCATATGAGGGTCGACAATCACCGGTAGCGgagttttcaaaagcttgATATGCTAATATTTTAGTGGAATCTGAGTCTTGGGACTCTAATATGGTGgcagaaattgaattgggaTTACCAAAAGAGTCTTCAGACCTAATAAGAAGTTGCCATGAGATAGCATTGACCGGTGCAAGGTAAGAACGAATTGAACCTGGTGGTTGTCTAACTTTTAGTATTTCTCCCAAACGCGTCCCATGATATTCTTTTGGAGGATCATAaaattcatccaaatgAGGAGGCTTCAAAGCGAATGTTACTGGTGTCACTAATAGCAGCCATATAAGATATATCCATTCAAAACAGAGCTTCATTTGCTAAGTCAATTCATCCTATGGAAAAATGAATAAATCTGTCTTCTTTTAtcttatatatatatatatcttGTATAACAAATAAAAGATAGTTATAGTTGGCTTTCAGAATCTGTCATAAAATGTCATAAAACCTTCTTAAAAGTAAACTATAAGATCAAATGATGGGAGTTGACGTGTTAGAATAGTAGCTATTATGATTGTGTAAGGTTTGCCATTCTCAGTTGAGAAACGGTAGCGTAGttgacattgaaaaaattcttacagtaaaaaaatttcaaagtaaaTCATCTACTTGAATACTCAGTTATTACTACAACACATTCAAAACgaattatcaatttgttttagCATTAGTCAAATAGTACAAGTGACGcatatcaacatcaatcgattttaataaaaaaaatgttTTCTAGATCACGCAGGGCACACGATCATCCAGTAAATGAAAATTTAGATGAATCCACCTCATCGTACGTTGgttcaaacaacaacagcaattCCGGAAAGCATCCTTTCAATGGTTATAATAACAGCCTTTATAATGGCCACCTGAATAACAGCCACCATAACCATTGTGGAAACGGTAGTCTGATTAAAAATATCCAGGAGAACAAGAATGGCAAGCCCTATACCATGGATGAGGTTTTTCAAGTATGGTATGATAACCGGGACAAGATCATGAGCTCTGAAGTCAAGACAGATGGGAATGAAAATTATAAAGTCTCGAAGCCAGAGCTTATTTATCATTTGACGTTGCAAGAGCAATACCAGAAGAACAACCCTGTTCAACAGCAAAGCGTCATTGGTGATGCTCATCAAGATAATTTTGGTCTACAAGATGTTGGAATAGGCAGAGAGTTCAATAAAGGGGATTCGGGCCAGCGTGCGATGACTGGAGGTAATAACGTTGTCGAGTCATTGAATAAGTTGGACTTGTCTGATCGAGTGAATGGAAAATCAAGCCAGATTCCTTTGTCAGTAGACCCGTTCAGTCTTGAAAGAACATCTAGCTTCCAGGGAAATTTTGGGAATACTAGCTCTGTGAATTCAACGTTGGCTACGGATCTCCCCCCTGGACTTGCCCAACCCAAATCATTGGTTTCATCGGACAAACTCGAATGGCTTTACATTGACCCTTCTGGAAATGAACAGGGACCATTCAATGGTGATATGATGCAAGAGTGGTTCACCGGTGGATATTTGGATCTTGATTTGAGAATAAGAAGGAAAGAGGAACAAGAATTTAGACCGTTGAAGAGTTTATGCGATGCCGTGCAAAACTATGTTCAGCCTTTCAAAGTACCTTTGCCGGACTTGACGAAGAATGAAAGTGATTTTGGATTGAATAGACAGTCATTACACAATTCCATTCGGTTGCCATCATCGACTTTACCTCAGTCCAAGTTTGCTGGAGACTTTATCAATTCGCCTGCAAATGAGTCCTTTTCGGCAAATCTCAACCTGCCTATGGGGAACTTGAGCAGCTTGAACACGGGCTTTCCAAGTGGTTCTGGCTTTGCAgtaattgataatttcgACTCCCAGGTAGCCACACCATCGGCGCAtgataattttgaacaaaatttcaatttgccTTCTATGCCATCTTTGTTACAGCAACAAATtcagcaccaacaaaaaCCATTGCTTTCTAGAAACAGTAGTGGTTGGGGAATTGATACTGGCACGCCTCTTGTTGGACAAGTTTCAGGTCCAGCTTCTGCAACCGGTTCCAACGCTGGTGCTTTTGGATTGAGTAACCACAGCGTAGTTGGAAATACGCCAATGAGTCAACCAGCACCAGTTTCACCGTGGGTTTCAAGTACTGGTCTTGGACAATCAGTTTCTCGAATCAATTCTCCTTTCACATCAACCGCAAGCACTAATCACAATGCGGGTAATTATTCAGAGGTGAGAAGTGATTCCTTAACTGGTAACGAAGAAGATGCAAATGATAGCTTGGTCATGAGCTCGGTGGTCACAGATATTTTGCAAGATGATAATGAACCCCCTAGTACCTCACTTGCCGAACCTGTATTGAAACCAGCTCCATCATCCCCTATAAAGAAAGCCGAggagttgaagaaagagaaaaaggTTGAGTCGAAGccagaagaagaagagattACAGCTCCGCCCACAAGAactgttgatttgaaacctGCAAAACCACAGGCTCTCGCACCATGGgcatccaaatcaaaaccTGAAGATGTAAAGAAGCCAGGTTTGTCATTGaaggaaattcaaaagGTTGAATCTGAAAAATCTGAAcagcaaaagaaattacaaaGCAAATTAAAAGCTGACCAAGCTCAAAAGGCATGGGCAGCTAGTGCCGCAACCGAGAAAGCAGCTgcaattgaacaagagaagaaaaaggcACAATTACCCCCTACATGGAGTGTTGCTTCAGATTCAATTCCAGTTGTCAAATCTTTGGCTGAGATTCAAAAAGAGGAAGCTGAACTTGCCAAGGCTAAGGCTAAAGCTGCTGCCGCTGCagcacaagcacaagcCGCTCAATTATCGGAAACAACTTCCACAGCTGCTTCCAGCTTTGCGCCTAGTGTATCATTCGCCAGTGCTTTAGCTAACGCGGTTCCCAAAGAGGACACCACAGCATGGACTACCGTGACATCTACCAAAAAgcaatcaacaaagaagcCAACTGTCTCAAGCACACCCACCGGAGTACCAGCGTCCAAGATCACACCACAATTATTACGTAGTGTATCTGCCGCAAAGACAAATACTTCAACCGTCAATTTGCAAGCTGTCAGAGAAGAATTCTTAGTTTGGGCTAGATCGCAAATGACTAATCTTTACCCATCAGTGTCAAAAAATGATCTATTGGAAATGTTTATCACAATGCCTTGCAATTCTCCTGATACtcaatcattgatttcagAAACCATTTACGCATCAAGTACTACAATGGATGGAAGAAGATTTGCACAAGAGTtcaccaaaagaaaagccAAGGTCGATCACGCATTGGGAGGAGAAGCTGCTAAGGACTTCACCAGCTGGTCGGCTGCCATTATTTCCAGTGCTGACAAGGTCCAaactgttgatgaagatggatGGAGTACTAGCTTGAAACCAAAGAAAAGGAATAGTTCTAGAAAGTGATTTCGTCTATAAGGAACTACATGGAAAAGTTTATGAAACTTACAATGTAAATTCTAATCCATAAGATACTCTATTTAAAGACCTAATCTCTTTTCCATCTCGCCATGCATATCCATTACATTGCTTCCGTTTTGATTCAATCCATTTGGATAAACATCTTCCCAATCCAAACTAGCATCTTTTCCCAACAACATATCCTTATGCATTGGATCACTGCCTCCCAATACTTGTGGTTTGAAATCagtattttcaacaattgacaaCTCCATTGTTCTTTTGATCGGTTCACCTGCACCAAATATACGTCTGTAAGTTTCGAATCTAGTATCCTGTTGAGTTTGTTCCCAGTTGTTTACTCTAGATTGTAATGGATGAaggttgttgattttggatgATATATTTATTGGTCCTGATTGGGTATGTAATGTTTCTGATAATGAAGGAGCATTTGTGGAAGGGACATTGAAGTGGGTAGATGAAACTTCGGATTCTCTTGAATCGGAGGGAATTATTCTCAAGGACTAAGTGGAGTTAGTATATGGATAGTTATGTGTAATTTGTATCAAAAACataccattgttgatgattggGGTCTTTATATATCTCAATGGCAAAAGAATCAGTAGGTGTGTGTGCATtacttcaacttttttgtttttttcgGTCTCTTTATTTTGTGCCTATTTACACTACCTTTGAATTACAGTAGAATATGTCATAAAATGTCCATAGGGTAATATACATAGCAAAACACTTTCGAATCCTATACTTTACTTGAGGTAATGAGTAAAGTAATACCTGAGTTTTGCtatgaatttgaatgtCACTACGATAGTATGCACCCAATTACTATACACGGATACAGGTTATTTCGAAAAGAAACGATCGTTGAGTTGCATAACTTCGActttcattgattgaatctTAATGACTGAAACATTAACAGTGAGCAAGAAGTATGCTTGCGTATGCCGCGGGTTGGTATCTTCTTGGTGGCGACAAActtggttgcaaaatataCTTTCGTGTAACATATGACACCCTAATGCCTTCCAATGGTTTAAGAGATCAACCTCCCTAGTGTGATCGGGTAAGcactaaattcaaattgaaaggaATGAGAAAGTAACCAGAATTACTTGTCATTACTCCCCACTTGAGTCACTtaaacaatcaacaatttagtGTGCTTCCTCCAAGTGCCGTACAAAGAGACCAGAAGAGTCACACCAATTTGCTAAATTCGTGTTAATGGAACTTCTTTCAAGCCCCTTACCCAGTGGTCTACCTACACTCCATCAAACATCCAACACCTACGCCAATGAGTAGTACAAGAAAGGATGCAGTGAGTTCAAAAAGCTACCATCTTtcataacaaaaaaagaaacgaaaaaaaaatttaacaaAATCCTTAGCTGCGATAATCCATCTCAGAAACATATCAGCACAAGATGACGACAGTCATGGCTTCAGTATGCGCAGCACCACAATGTGGCAAAGAAACTaattcaatgttgaaatgtCCAGTTTGTTTACAAGCAGGTATTTCTAGTGTGTTTTGTGACCAAAATTGTTTCCGTTCCAGCTACTCCATTCACAAGGCGATTCACAAATCagatgatggtgaagaaaCTTATATTCCATTCCCTAATTTCTCATACACTGGCGATTTAAGACCTCACTATCCATTAAGTCCAAGAAGATCCATTCCCAAACATATCAAATTGCCCGACTATGCTCAACATGGGAAACCAATTAGTGAAATCAAGAATGATCGTGTTGGCAAGATACCTGTTTTGACTCCAAAGGAGATCACCAAAATTAGAAAAGTTAGTCAAGTGTCTAGAGAAGTTTTGGATATAACTGCTAGTCATATTAGGCCGGGAATTACTACTGACGAATTGGATGAGATCTTGCATAGGGAGTGTGTCAAGAGAAATGCATATCCATCACCTTTAAATTATTACAACTTCCCCAAAT is part of the Candida orthopsilosis Co 90-125, chromosome 2 draft sequence genome and harbors:
- a CDS encoding Ump1 protein (S. cerevisiae homolog UMP1 has role in ubiquitin-dependent protein catabolic process, response to DNA damage stimulus, proteasome assembly and localizes to cytoplasm, nucleus), with protein sequence MSLRIIPSDSRESEVSSTHFNVPSTNAPSLSETLHTQSGPINISSKINNLHPLQSRVNNWEQTQQDTRFETYRRIFGAGEPIKRTMELSIVENTDFKPQVLGGSDPMHKDMLLGKDASLDWEDVYPNGLNQNGSNVMDMHGEMEKRLGL
- a CDS encoding Vps5 protein (S. cerevisiae homolog VPS5 has phosphatidylinositol-3-phosphate binding, protein transporter activity and has role in protein retention in Golgi apparatus, retrograde transport, endosome to Golgi) codes for the protein MDEDLTKSVWDDEFDSNKPNTDEQSSGFGDGMQTSSTAFGQSITPLANEFQSYSIDDPFANPFEDKKPQTEVSDVENTDEVQNFTSFNSEQEQLHELKSEERKELKSQLLSELTNGSEDSDLLAEQLNKRTPKNVRKTDELFHDRESPVKLVSSGEETTLSPSRPFNVKKFKAGRPRKFSSKTNVQHLNSSQFESADAPLGPLGGATKIEEEPVVEPVHEDEKKEKVNNNEKDDNRDGEQPKKQPSHNKDENELDITVGDPTKVGDITTAHIVYTIRTKNKNPESQNFPNINTTEVTRRYRDFRWIYHQLQGNHPGRIIPPPPSKQSIIGRFNEKLIEHRRFALEKMLRNIANKRGLANDPDFISFLTNDGDGRFNEGGLEDSAIHEGETTNSNSSSAANVAASAAIASTGFMSSLFSMSNKFVDPDQYFVEKKNYLDDLEYNLKQFAKTIDLIGTQRQDMINILEELAITVEELSALEISKATGDLLNAFSEVEFKIKDNLDRLNISDQLTIGFTIDEYLRIIESINYVLQTRIKIYQSLSSLTSQIDKLSKKQPLSPERSFEVEKLKERQGDLKKQFEQISDTIKAELEEFELNRIDDFRNNVEIYVESSIESQKEAIELYETFYSRYILK
- a CDS encoding Lip7 protein (probable lipase, part of a gene family members are differentially expressed during infection), which encodes MKLCFEWIYLIWSLLVTPVTFALKPPHLDEFYDPPKEYHGTRLGEILKVRQPPGSIRSYLAPVNAISWQLLIRSEDSFGNPNSISATILESQDSDSTKILAYQAFENSATGDCRPSYAILSGSFETSQIQAELAFISMALSKGWFVLIPDYEGPHSSFPAAKISAFSVMNAMRAARTFINKDAHFAMLGYSGGALASAWTAILHPQYAPELKIVGAAMGGTITNISALVETVDGGPYAGLVVNILNGLGNEYPRFKYAIHRYGLNLRNYCLISAAIHYFGSKFNVDVYKNFLQNGIIRYYFNKNSLLGKPAPKMPVFIYHSVLNEMSPINEVHKLVNQWCAQGAKLEFSEDLSYNHMVEAFTGIPAALTWLENRFELRETPSKCVWEKRISNLMYPGSSTLIKEHLKYSISQVLSKINFFS